Genomic window (Lewinellaceae bacterium):
ACCGCCTCATCCGGGTGATGCTGTCTACTGGCGAGGTTGAAGTGTTGCTCACCACTCTGCTTGATGCCAGGCGCTTCAAACACGGTTATTTCTCAGAAATATACTGCAAGCGCTGGGGCATCGAGACCTGCTTCCACGTCATCAAATCCTTTCTGGAATTGGCCAACTTCTCGGCCTATACCGTCAATAATTGCTGGCAGGATGTTTATTCACACTTTATCAATTACAATATCCAAACAGCCCTTTTCACGGCAAAGGAGCGTGAAATCAAAAAAGTAAACAAACAGCGGCAACACGATTACAAGCCCAACCGGAACGTTACAGCCGGCCTGCTCAAGCGCTTCCTTGTGAAATTCATGCTACGCCCGGCAAAAGAACGCAAGCATTGGATGGAGGACTTCAACCGCCAAATCCTTCAAACTATGGAGCCCATCAGGCCCGAAAAAAACAAGGAGCGGCAGCGGCGTTCAAAGCGCGGCGCCGAGCGGCACGCCCATGAATCAAATTACCGCCACGCATTGTAGCAATTTCAATTTATCCCCAGAAAACCGAATTTAAACTCACAATTACGGGAGCATTTTTCGGTGGCCTTGATAGTTGGCTGCCCAATAAAGTATTGCTCGCCTTATATCATTTTTGGAGCTTTTCACCTGATTCTTTTATCGGGTGTATCGTTCAAAGAAATTTCGGGGAGGGCACGAAATATTTTTAACTGGTTATCCGCTTAACTTAATGGTGGTGGCCTCCAGGCCCGCGAAAACCTGCTTCAAGTAGGTTTTTAGTAAGCAGTTGTCTTTTTTAGGGCTGCCTGAGGCAGCCTTCGCGGGCCTGGAGGCCCGCGCTCCTGTTAAAGTAACAAAGTAGAACTACGCAATCGGCTCCGGCTCCGTATGCCCGCCTCCGACGACTTTTTTATACAGCTCCATCATCTTATGAGCCAACGGTTCGCCCCGGAACTGCTGGGCATAGGCATAGCCTTTTTCGACAAGTTCTTTGCGGTAAGCCTCATCCGAAAGCACCCGCTCGATGCCGGCGGCAATCTCTTCCGGCCGGCGAGGGTCGACGAGGTGAGCCCCCGGGCCTCCCGCCTCGGGCAGGGAAGATACATTGGAAGTGATCACCGGAGTCTTGCTGAAGAGCGCCTCCAGTATAGGTATGCCGAAACCTTCGTAAAAGGAAGGGTAAAGGAATACCGAGGCTTTCTGGTATACTGCCGGAAGGTCATCAAAACTGACATCTGCAAAATGCACCAGATGTTCCAGCCGGTTTTTTTGAACAAAAGCCTGTACTTTGGCCCGGTGACGGCTTCCCTGCCCAACGACTACCAGAGGCAGCCGGCAGCTTTCCGGCAACTGCTCCAGCGCCCGGATGATGCCCAGCAGGTTTTTCCGCTCGGTAATGGACCCTACCGTCAACAGGTATTTCTCGGGCAGGCGATAACGGCGGCGCAACCCCTCGAACGTTTTCCTCGATTTTTCAACCATGTAGCGCTCGTGGCAGGATTGGTAGATGACCGAAATCTTCTCGGCAGGAATGTCATAGAATTCGATAATATCCTGCTTGGTATTTTCGCTGATGGCCACAATGTGGTCGGCGTGGCGGCAGGCATAGCGAAATTTCAGGCTGTAGATTTTGCGGTCGATAAAGGGATAGTGCTCTGGAAAGCGCTCGAAGATCAGGTCGTGGATGGTGACGATGCTCCGAATGTTGGCCTTTTCCAGCCCCAAAGGAATTTCGTGGCTCAGGCCGTGAAATAGCTGGATTTTGTGCTTTAGCAAATCGCGCTTAATTCCTACGCTCCGCCAGTAAGCGCCCGGGCCCCGCTTGGGAAGCTGTACATTGAACAAAGCGCTGTTGAGAAAAAAGTGGGTCTCGTCGTTTTTGGCGATCTTCGGGCTGTACAGGAAATAAGCATTATCGGGGTAGTACTCCGCCAGGTTGGCCAGCAGCGTGCGGCTGTAATTGCCCAGTCCGGTAAAGTTGTTGAACAGTCGTTTGGCGTCGTACCCGATGCGTAGCATAAGCCGCGTTATACCGAGAAGCTTTCCCCACAGGCACAGGTACGCGAGGCGTTCGGGTTGTTGAAGTGGAAGCCCTTTCCATCCAGGCCTCCGGAGAATTCCAAGGTCGTATTGAACAGATACAGCACGCTGCGCAGGTCGGTGACGACCTTGATGTCGTTGTCCTCAAACGGCTGGTCATCCGGCTTCGGTTGGTTGGAGAACTCCAGTTGGTAGGTCAGGCCCGAACAACCGCCGCTGGTCACCCATACCCGGACGAAGTAATCCTCGCCGTACCCCTCTCTCTGGCGGATTTCGGCAATTTGCTTTTTAGCGCTATCGGCAACGTATATCATGCTTTTTGTCGCTTTTTTCTGTTTTGAAAAGCTAAGATAGTAACACTGCGGGAGGAAATCAAGTTCAATGGCGGCTTGCATTCAAGTAAAGCGTTTTGCCGTCCCTACGAAGGTTTTTCGCCGCCTCGAAAAAAAATAATTTTTTTCGACGAAAAAACACCGTTTACGCAGCTTTGCCGGAACCGTGCTGCGTATGATAATTATC
Coding sequences:
- a CDS encoding glycosyltransferase family 4 protein, whose amino-acid sequence is MLRIGYDAKRLFNNFTGLGNYSRTLLANLAEYYPDNAYFLYSPKIAKNDETHFFLNSALFNVQLPKRGPGAYWRSVGIKRDLLKHKIQLFHGLSHEIPLGLEKANIRSIVTIHDLIFERFPEHYPFIDRKIYSLKFRYACRHADHIVAISENTKQDIIEFYDIPAEKISVIYQSCHERYMVEKSRKTFEGLRRRYRLPEKYLLTVGSITERKNLLGIIRALEQLPESCRLPLVVVGQGSRHRAKVQAFVQKNRLEHLVHFADVSFDDLPAVYQKASVFLYPSFYEGFGIPILEALFSKTPVITSNVSSLPEAGGPGAHLVDPRRPEEIAAGIERVLSDEAYRKELVEKGYAYAQQFRGEPLAHKMMELYKKVVGGGHTEPEPIA
- a CDS encoding iron-sulfur cluster assembly accessory protein; this encodes MIYVADSAKKQIAEIRQREGYGEDYFVRVWVTSGGCSGLTYQLEFSNQPKPDDQPFEDNDIKVVTDLRSVLYLFNTTLEFSGGLDGKGFHFNNPNASRTCACGESFSV